The following coding sequences are from one Vicinamibacterales bacterium window:
- a CDS encoding sulfotransferase, producing MNCLIIGAQKAGTTALARFLSEHPDVCVAPAKEAHLFDSPAFEDTRAYCDACYAEAFPNFSGQRIVLEATPIYMYLPIALGRIARYNPAMRLIAVLRNPSERAVSHYTMERRRGREPLSFAAAIAAEPFRLWYGRGDLAWGSVPRAKSYVHRGFYSRQIQEILRVFPRDQLLLLRMDDLRHDYEATMDAVYRFLSVPRPATLPAPREIRPNVALSAGAPPPDDAAGDIRLASWVPSLLAAVYRREITRLERLMETDLSGWRTPIRSR from the coding sequence GTGAATTGTCTGATCATCGGCGCCCAGAAAGCGGGCACGACGGCACTGGCACGATTCCTCTCGGAGCACCCCGACGTGTGCGTGGCGCCGGCGAAGGAGGCCCATCTCTTCGATTCGCCGGCGTTCGAGGACACACGCGCCTACTGCGACGCGTGCTACGCCGAGGCGTTTCCGAACTTCAGCGGGCAGCGCATCGTGCTGGAAGCGACGCCCATCTACATGTACCTGCCGATCGCCCTGGGGCGCATCGCCCGCTACAACCCGGCCATGCGACTGATCGCAGTCTTGCGAAATCCGTCGGAGCGCGCCGTCTCGCACTACACGATGGAACGGCGCAGGGGCCGGGAGCCCCTGTCGTTCGCCGCCGCCATCGCCGCGGAGCCGTTCCGACTCTGGTACGGCCGTGGCGATCTGGCCTGGGGCTCGGTCCCACGCGCGAAGTCCTACGTCCACCGCGGCTTCTACAGCCGGCAGATCCAGGAGATCCTGCGCGTGTTCCCTCGCGACCAGCTGCTCCTGCTCCGCATGGACGACCTGCGCCACGACTACGAGGCGACGATGGACGCCGTCTACCGCTTCTTGTCGGTCCCAAGGCCGGCCACACTGCCTGCGCCCCGCGAGATCCGGCCGAACGTGGCGCTCTCGGCCGGGGCGCCGCCGCCGGACGACGCGGCAGGCGATATCCGGCTCGCGTCCTGGGTGCCGTCCCTGCTGGCCGCCGTCTATCGCCGGGAAATCACGCGGCTTGAGCGGCTCATGGAGACCGACCTGAGCGGCTGGCGAACCCCGATTCGCTCCCGGTGA
- a CDS encoding sulfotransferase: MPVCIAGMHRSGTSLMARLLNVSGLYLGTEQDMLPAGPTNPDGHWEHEGIVQVNEELLAEFGGGWDYPPDLTELLVESRIARHVASARRHLNGFGGREPWGWKDPRNSLTLPFWQRLVGPMTVVVCVRNPLEVALSLRMRNGSTMAFGLALWTAYTQAILRATTPATRVVTHYARYHGDPVAEVGRVAARIGLTPTDEQIERVRDAVRPDLRHSRFSFADLLEVRASAVLCRIYRELCAEADAPTQGGLDSPWTAPDAGSDPTEAPGRFDYAVMEQLRERR; encoded by the coding sequence ATGCCAGTGTGTATTGCGGGGATGCACCGTTCGGGCACCTCGCTGATGGCGCGGCTGCTGAATGTCAGCGGCCTGTACCTGGGGACGGAGCAGGACATGCTCCCGGCGGGTCCCACGAACCCCGATGGACACTGGGAGCACGAAGGCATCGTGCAGGTGAACGAGGAACTGCTCGCCGAGTTCGGCGGCGGCTGGGACTACCCGCCGGATCTGACCGAGCTACTCGTCGAGTCGCGGATCGCCCGCCACGTCGCGTCGGCTCGTCGCCACCTGAATGGCTTCGGCGGGCGGGAGCCGTGGGGCTGGAAGGACCCCAGGAACAGCCTCACCCTGCCGTTCTGGCAGCGTCTCGTCGGCCCGATGACGGTCGTCGTCTGCGTGCGCAATCCCCTGGAGGTCGCGCTGTCGCTGCGGATGCGCAACGGGTCGACGATGGCCTTCGGGCTGGCGCTCTGGACCGCCTATACGCAGGCGATTCTTCGGGCGACCACGCCAGCGACGCGGGTCGTCACGCACTACGCGCGCTACCACGGCGACCCGGTCGCGGAGGTGGGCCGCGTGGCCGCCAGGATCGGCTTGACGCCGACCGACGAACAGATTGAGCGCGTGCGGGACGCCGTCCGGCCGGACCTGCGTCACAGCCGCTTCTCCTTCGCGGATCTGCTCGAGGTTCGCGCGTCGGCCGTCCTGTGCCGGATCTACCGCGAGCTGTGCGCTGAGGCCGACGCCCCCACGCAAGGCGGGCTCGACTCGCCGTGGACGGCCCCAGACGCGGGGAGTGACCCCACCGAGGCTCCCGGGCGCTTCGACTACGCCGTGATGGAGCAACTGCGGGAGCGACGGTAG
- a CDS encoding glycoside hydrolase family 99-like domain-containing protein produces MDSTPLAIDRYRDLLGPILGAQDLFQLRGATVVDLSADHDSPYTLAFLLLGLGAERAYVVSEHPIPDPARAVRDLATAAAWLVSEAARLLDRPGLSPRTLAERLDGFDLDLLARGDERGLAPARLVHLVSEAGEWPLPDGAADLVVSFSLLEHVDPDVALPALLRATAPGGVGIHLVDLVDHRVYAGTVSSPDAFLAEPEGEALVHGANRLRVSQWVGAFRRQGFQVDRVEKWSNHAAPDASETAAFCEPFRSMAADELAITGARLFVHRAGAPAASGMHRPAPAVRQRAIPGGAGASGLDGVEPDAAREAYAGWLATAKGQRATDFVALEDATVVDGEPLVQVVAFYLPQFHPIPENDAWWGRGFTEWTNVSKASPQFVGHDQPRLPGELGFYDLRVPDVQRRQVALARQFGVSAFCFYYYWFGGRRVLERPLEQFMADDAIDFPFCVCWANEHWTRRWDGHEDEVLLEQAHSPERDAAFIVDVEPALAHPRYLRIDGRPVLLVYRAGLLKEPAATVARWREHRRRAGLPDLFLVATDSFETLDPTTVGFDAAVEFPPNSGGRPLPLPITGTRTLVNLDYAGTVYRYRDMWRWRLDRPAPPYTLFRSACAGFDNEARRPGAGATYFGATAAAYGRWLMAACRTTLAEPRRDRRLVFVNAWNEWAEAAYLEPDRRHGYAHLARTAAAVNALRADWTLLVVSHDACRGGAQLVLLEQLAWLRRHTAIRCAVLCLTGGEWLPRFEALADTMLLTDLEAAAAATGEDDLTGALLDLCGETPALVLANSVASGRALRAVAALGAPIVTQVHELASSIARYASEWMPDVLASSAHFIACAEPVRQALVAAHGVAPASVTTVPASIVPRPELAPLAAGDRGAARAALGLPDTRFLVAGSGIGMPFRKGADLFLQVAREIVARGRHKDVSLVWAGGFPDDERDPDLGRWGDVLAAAEAEGLPVTFTGVREDVAPYLRAADVLLLPSREDPFPLVVLEAGLCGVPVVCFAGAGGMPDVVGAGAGVVVPHADVEAMTTAALALLDDAERRRALGEAARALVTARYTVDATAPALLAACRRVAGRAPTVSVIVPNYNHARYLPQRLDTIVGQSFRDVEILVLDDASTDDSLAVLAPYRARADLRVLENATNSGSTFVQWLRGLDEARGDFIWIAESDDGSAPDFLETMVRLLRDPQVRVAYANSHVWDERSEVVGDYTSTPYLRDLSSSKWLSPYCVPAGQEVRDGFGVKNTILSASAVVFRRFDLDPSTRAALPGMRIAGDWRFFAEAMRGGDVAYSPRKLNYHRRHGESVVGRLLAERRVEEFFREIASVQRWIVEQYGLDEVFAARWDACLREQWETLAPGRPFAELAQVYPVDEMRARIAAAVGRPEPA; encoded by the coding sequence ATGGACTCCACGCCCCTCGCCATCGATCGCTACCGCGACCTCCTCGGCCCGATTCTCGGCGCCCAGGATCTCTTCCAGCTGCGCGGTGCGACCGTCGTCGACCTGAGCGCCGACCACGACAGCCCGTACACCCTGGCGTTCCTCCTGCTGGGCCTCGGCGCCGAGCGTGCCTACGTCGTCAGCGAACACCCGATACCGGATCCGGCCCGCGCCGTGCGCGACCTCGCCACGGCCGCCGCGTGGCTCGTCTCGGAGGCGGCGCGCCTGCTCGACAGGCCGGGTCTGTCCCCGCGGACACTCGCCGAGCGTCTCGACGGGTTCGACCTCGACCTGCTCGCCAGAGGTGACGAGCGGGGGCTGGCGCCCGCGCGTCTGGTCCACCTCGTGTCCGAAGCCGGGGAATGGCCACTTCCGGACGGGGCCGCGGACCTGGTCGTCTCCTTTTCGCTCCTGGAGCACGTGGATCCGGACGTCGCACTCCCGGCGCTCCTGAGGGCGACCGCGCCCGGCGGCGTGGGGATTCACCTGGTCGACCTCGTGGACCATCGTGTCTACGCGGGAACCGTCTCCTCGCCGGATGCGTTCCTGGCGGAGCCGGAAGGCGAGGCCCTCGTGCACGGCGCCAACCGCCTGCGCGTCTCGCAGTGGGTGGGCGCGTTCAGGCGGCAGGGGTTCCAGGTGGACCGCGTGGAGAAGTGGTCGAACCACGCCGCGCCCGATGCCTCGGAGACCGCTGCGTTCTGCGAGCCGTTCCGCTCCATGGCGGCCGACGAGCTCGCGATCACGGGAGCCCGGCTGTTCGTGCACCGGGCCGGAGCGCCGGCGGCGAGCGGCATGCACCGGCCGGCGCCGGCGGTCCGCCAGCGTGCGATCCCAGGCGGCGCCGGGGCCTCCGGACTCGACGGCGTGGAGCCAGACGCCGCGCGCGAGGCGTACGCCGGCTGGCTTGCGACCGCGAAGGGGCAGCGCGCGACCGACTTCGTCGCGCTCGAGGATGCCACGGTGGTGGACGGCGAGCCGCTCGTGCAGGTCGTGGCCTTCTACCTGCCGCAGTTCCATCCGATCCCCGAGAACGATGCGTGGTGGGGGCGGGGCTTCACCGAGTGGACGAACGTGTCGAAGGCCTCGCCGCAGTTCGTCGGGCACGATCAGCCCCGGCTGCCCGGCGAGCTCGGTTTCTACGATCTGCGGGTGCCGGACGTCCAGCGGCGCCAGGTGGCGCTGGCCCGGCAGTTCGGGGTGTCGGCGTTCTGCTTCTACTACTACTGGTTCGGTGGACGTCGCGTGCTCGAGCGTCCGCTGGAGCAGTTCATGGCCGACGACGCGATCGACTTCCCGTTCTGCGTGTGCTGGGCCAACGAGCACTGGACCCGCCGGTGGGACGGCCACGAGGACGAGGTGCTGCTCGAACAGGCGCACTCGCCGGAACGCGACGCCGCGTTCATCGTCGACGTCGAGCCCGCGCTGGCGCACCCGCGCTATCTTCGGATCGACGGCCGGCCCGTGCTCCTCGTCTATCGCGCAGGGCTGTTGAAGGAGCCGGCGGCCACCGTCGCCCGCTGGCGAGAGCACCGGCGCCGCGCCGGCCTGCCGGACCTGTTCCTCGTGGCCACCGACAGCTTCGAGACGCTCGACCCGACCACCGTGGGGTTCGATGCCGCCGTGGAGTTCCCCCCGAACTCAGGCGGGCGGCCGTTGCCGCTGCCCATCACCGGCACGCGCACCCTGGTGAACCTCGACTACGCGGGCACCGTGTACCGGTATCGCGACATGTGGCGCTGGCGCCTCGACCGGCCGGCGCCCCCCTACACGCTGTTCCGATCCGCGTGCGCGGGGTTCGACAACGAGGCCCGCCGCCCGGGCGCGGGTGCGACGTACTTCGGCGCGACGGCCGCCGCGTATGGACGATGGCTGATGGCCGCGTGCCGCACCACGCTGGCCGAACCGCGGCGCGACCGGCGGCTGGTGTTCGTCAATGCCTGGAACGAGTGGGCGGAGGCGGCCTATCTCGAGCCCGATCGCCGGCACGGCTACGCGCACCTCGCGCGCACGGCCGCCGCCGTGAACGCGCTTCGCGCCGACTGGACGCTGCTGGTCGTGTCGCACGACGCGTGCCGCGGGGGCGCGCAGCTCGTCCTCCTCGAACAGCTGGCCTGGCTGCGCCGGCACACGGCGATCCGGTGTGCCGTCCTGTGCCTCACCGGTGGGGAGTGGCTGCCGCGCTTCGAGGCCCTTGCGGACACGATGCTGCTCACGGACCTGGAGGCGGCGGCCGCGGCGACCGGGGAGGACGACCTCACGGGCGCGCTGCTCGATCTCTGCGGCGAAACTCCCGCGCTGGTGCTGGCGAACTCGGTGGCGTCCGGCCGCGCCCTGCGGGCCGTCGCTGCCCTGGGCGCGCCCATCGTCACCCAGGTGCACGAGCTCGCGTCGAGCATCGCCCGTTATGCGTCCGAGTGGATGCCGGACGTGCTCGCCTCGAGCGCGCACTTCATCGCCTGCGCCGAGCCGGTCCGCCAGGCGCTGGTCGCGGCACACGGCGTGGCGCCAGCCTCCGTCACGACGGTACCGGCGTCGATCGTGCCACGCCCGGAGCTTGCGCCGCTGGCTGCCGGGGACCGCGGTGCCGCGCGCGCGGCGCTCGGGTTGCCCGACACCCGCTTCCTCGTGGCCGGGAGCGGCATCGGCATGCCGTTCCGGAAGGGGGCCGATCTTTTCCTCCAGGTGGCGCGCGAGATCGTCGCGCGCGGCCGCCACAAGGATGTCTCGCTGGTGTGGGCGGGCGGCTTCCCGGACGACGAGCGGGATCCCGACCTCGGCCGATGGGGCGACGTGCTCGCCGCCGCCGAGGCCGAGGGACTCCCGGTGACGTTCACGGGCGTACGGGAGGACGTGGCCCCGTACCTCCGGGCCGCCGACGTCCTGCTCCTGCCGTCGCGGGAGGATCCGTTTCCGCTGGTGGTGCTCGAAGCCGGACTCTGCGGCGTGCCGGTCGTGTGCTTCGCCGGCGCCGGCGGGATGCCGGACGTGGTGGGCGCCGGGGCCGGGGTGGTGGTGCCGCACGCCGACGTCGAGGCGATGACCACGGCGGCCCTGGCGCTGCTGGACGACGCCGAGCGCCGGCGGGCGCTCGGCGAAGCGGCGCGAGCCCTGGTCACGGCCCGCTACACGGTGGACGCCACCGCGCCAGCCCTGCTCGCGGCCTGCCGCCGCGTGGCCGGCCGGGCGCCCACGGTGTCCGTCATCGTGCCGAACTACAACCACGCGCGCTACCTGCCGCAGCGCCTGGACACCATCGTCGGCCAGTCGTTCCGCGACGTCGAGATCCTGGTGCTCGACGACGCTTCCACCGACGACAGCCTGGCAGTGCTGGCCCCCTATCGGGCGCGGGCCGACCTGCGCGTGCTGGAGAACGCGACCAACTCGGGGTCGACCTTCGTGCAGTGGCTGCGCGGGCTCGACGAGGCCCGGGGCGACTTCATCTGGATCGCGGAGTCGGACGACGGCAGCGCCCCCGACTTCCTCGAGACGATGGTGAGGCTGCTGCGCGATCCGCAGGTCCGCGTGGCCTATGCCAACTCCCATGTCTGGGACGAGCGGAGCGAAGTGGTGGGCGACTACACGAGCACGCCGTATCTCCGCGACCTCTCGTCCTCGAAATGGCTGTCGCCCTACTGCGTGCCCGCGGGCCAGGAGGTGCGCGACGGCTTCGGCGTGAAGAACACCATCCTCAGCGCCAGCGCCGTCGTCTTCAGGCGGTTCGACCTCGATCCGTCGACGCGCGCGGCATTGCCGGGGATGCGGATTGCCGGGGACTGGCGCTTCTTCGCCGAGGCGATGCGCGGGGGCGACGTGGCGTACTCGCCGCGAAAGCTCAACTACCACCGGCGCCACGGCGAGAGCGTCGTCGGCCGGCTGCTGGCCGAGCGGCGCGTCGAGGAGTTCTTCCGGGAGATCGCCAGCGTGCAGCGGTGGATCGTCGAGCAGTACGGGCTCGACGAAGTGTTCGCGGCCAGGTGGGACGCCTGCCTGCGCGAGCAGTGGGAGACGCTGGCGCCCGGCCGGCCGTTCGCTGAACTGGCGCAGGTCTACCCCGTGGACGAGATGCGGGCGCGGATTGCCGCCGCGGTCGGGCGGCCCGAGCCCGCCTGA
- a CDS encoding IPT/TIG domain-containing protein, with protein sequence MTVRVLLRGVAPLLWLSASLVACGSSPMDLSATGADQPAPQVSSSASPSVATMTPTSGPVGTTVTITGAGFERRNNTATFGQGYIRQLDSTDGATITFTVPDGLDLCPPDTTTPCAGAVPRTKPGDYVVAVMIDGKKSNALTFTVTP encoded by the coding sequence ATGACCGTTCGAGTGCTGCTGCGAGGCGTCGCGCCGCTGTTGTGGCTGAGCGCGTCGCTGGTCGCGTGTGGGTCGTCCCCGATGGACCTGAGCGCGACGGGCGCCGATCAGCCCGCTCCTCAAGTGTCCTCGTCGGCCTCACCGTCCGTCGCCACGATGACGCCGACGTCGGGCCCGGTCGGCACCACGGTGACGATTACGGGCGCCGGTTTCGAGCGCCGCAACAACACCGCCACGTTCGGCCAGGGCTACATCCGCCAGCTCGACTCGACCGACGGCGCCACGATCACGTTCACCGTGCCCGACGGTCTGGACCTGTGCCCGCCGGACACGACGACGCCGTGCGCCGGGGCCGTGCCCCGGACCAAGCCCGGTGACTACGTCGTCGCGGTGATGATCGACGGCAAGAAGAGCAACGCGCTCACCTTCACGGTCACGCCGTAG
- a CDS encoding tetratricopeptide repeat protein, with product MADSQYASAAAAYGRAVNVDPLDGDLRYKFARALEGSARWDDAAREAMRAADLLPDNAEARLLAARLVLVQGRFDDSVALTNGLLDDRPDDPALLILWASGTAKLINTASALMELGPTGGQGTEYERACSRIRPRVAAEQDRAAEAAFRKAVALVPESTDAQIALVNYLWAARRAEDSGDLLRSLADKLPGHALLNETAGYFLLARGQAEAGEKHLENAAKTGSYGRSARLVLLDRYLATDRYDRALAMLDGLEDTKDEGGALAAKRAAATLGLGQLDEARRQLDALIARYPTHARALALLARLELQRHNVDAAIDSGRRAIAADPGLYDGHLALARALDARGDLDGAFDEFTAALRVRPGAVELAPALARLGLATGHHEAALVHATDATTANPADRQARLLRVEAFIRTGDYRRATSQLARDLAATPAAPDVLRLQALLAAAQGRYEAARAAYASVLAADPGSMTALAGLTDLELSRGDLASARRHADGAVAAHPGDAGALRLRAQVQRAAGDGTAAESTLKRALALKPTDTDCALLLAQVLADARRPDEARPWLEEVLERRPSSLPAQLAMGDILEQLGRAEEAQRRYQTTLAEHPDSARAAARFAQLVLARGGSATLALGVLTEARRVIKDDPELDDALGWVYVQMDQPAAAVPLLERAVRARPGAPGWQYHLGVAYARAGRVAAARTTLSRALALAPDFPDRARAEAELATLSR from the coding sequence TTGGCCGACTCCCAATACGCAAGTGCCGCCGCGGCGTACGGAAGGGCCGTCAACGTCGATCCCCTCGACGGGGACCTGCGGTACAAATTCGCGCGGGCACTCGAGGGCAGCGCGCGCTGGGATGACGCCGCGCGTGAGGCCATGCGCGCGGCCGACCTGCTGCCAGACAACGCCGAGGCGCGCCTCCTGGCCGCGCGGCTGGTCCTGGTGCAGGGCCGCTTCGACGACTCGGTCGCGCTCACCAATGGGCTCCTCGACGATCGGCCGGACGATCCGGCGCTGCTCATCTTGTGGGCGTCGGGCACGGCGAAGCTGATCAACACCGCCTCGGCGCTGATGGAGCTCGGACCGACGGGCGGGCAAGGCACCGAGTACGAACGGGCCTGCTCGCGCATCCGCCCGAGGGTCGCGGCCGAGCAGGATCGCGCGGCCGAGGCGGCGTTCCGGAAGGCGGTCGCCCTCGTCCCGGAGTCCACCGATGCGCAGATCGCCCTCGTGAACTACCTCTGGGCCGCGCGGCGCGCCGAGGATTCCGGGGATCTCTTGCGGAGCCTGGCCGACAAGCTCCCGGGGCACGCCCTCCTGAATGAAACGGCCGGCTACTTCCTCCTGGCGCGAGGCCAGGCGGAGGCCGGCGAGAAGCACCTGGAGAACGCCGCGAAGACCGGGAGCTACGGGCGTTCGGCCCGCCTGGTCCTGCTCGACCGCTACCTGGCCACGGACCGCTACGACCGCGCCCTGGCGATGCTCGACGGCCTGGAGGACACGAAGGACGAGGGCGGCGCCCTGGCCGCGAAGCGGGCGGCGGCCACGCTGGGGCTGGGACAGCTCGACGAGGCGCGCCGGCAGCTGGACGCCCTCATCGCCCGCTATCCCACGCACGCACGGGCGCTGGCGCTCCTCGCGCGCCTGGAACTGCAGCGCCACAACGTGGACGCGGCCATCGACTCCGGCCGGAGGGCCATCGCGGCCGATCCCGGCCTGTACGACGGGCACCTGGCGCTGGCCCGGGCGCTCGACGCGCGCGGGGACCTCGATGGCGCGTTCGACGAGTTCACGGCCGCCCTTCGCGTGCGGCCGGGCGCGGTGGAACTGGCGCCGGCGCTGGCGCGCCTCGGGCTCGCCACCGGTCACCACGAAGCGGCGCTGGTCCACGCCACCGACGCCACCACGGCGAATCCCGCCGACCGCCAGGCGCGGCTGCTTCGGGTCGAGGCGTTCATCCGCACCGGCGACTACCGGCGCGCCACGAGCCAACTCGCCCGCGACCTGGCCGCCACGCCCGCGGCCCCGGACGTCCTGAGGCTGCAGGCCCTCCTTGCTGCCGCGCAGGGCCGGTACGAGGCGGCGCGCGCGGCCTATGCGTCCGTGCTCGCCGCGGACCCGGGGTCCATGACCGCCCTCGCCGGGCTGACCGATCTCGAGCTGTCGCGGGGCGACCTGGCGTCGGCGCGACGGCACGCGGATGGCGCCGTGGCCGCGCATCCGGGTGACGCCGGTGCGCTCCGTCTGAGGGCCCAGGTCCAGCGCGCCGCAGGCGACGGGACCGCGGCGGAATCGACGCTGAAGCGCGCCCTCGCGCTGAAGCCCACGGACACTGACTGCGCGCTGCTGCTGGCGCAGGTGCTCGCCGACGCGCGCCGGCCGGACGAGGCGCGTCCCTGGCTCGAGGAAGTCCTGGAGCGGCGGCCGTCGTCGCTCCCGGCACAGCTCGCGATGGGGGACATCCTGGAGCAGCTGGGCCGCGCGGAGGAGGCGCAGCGGCGCTATCAGACCACCCTGGCCGAACACCCGGACTCGGCCAGGGCGGCGGCCCGGTTCGCGCAACTGGTGCTCGCCCGCGGCGGTAGCGCCACGCTCGCCCTCGGCGTGCTCACGGAAGCCCGGCGCGTCATCAAGGACGACCCCGAACTGGACGACGCGCTCGGATGGGTCTACGTGCAGATGGACCAGCCGGCCGCCGCCGTGCCCCTTCTCGAGCGTGCGGTCCGCGCGCGGCCCGGTGCCCCCGGGTGGCAGTATCACCTCGGCGTCGCCTACGCCCGGGCGGGACGCGTGGCGGCAGCACGGACCACCCTGAGCCGGGCCCTGGCACTCGCCCCCGATTTCCCCGACCGCGCCCGGGCCGAGGCCGAACTGGCCACCCTGTCCCGCTGA
- a CDS encoding radical SAM protein, producing MSTLIRLRSGATLDRTIDDYDRSRPAIRRRRLRSVCYAPFLSMDFDATGAIRLCNHSHSEVAQMGPATSVIDVWRGAVYQRYREEMRAYVLDEHNCKHCVRQCAAGPGSHVFATEQFDGSANDDPTPAYPKRLIFRLNSTCNLACVMCDGLTSSRIRRERDRHPLMPSAYGERFFQEMEEILPHVEHIEFYGGEPFLVKEHVRIFEILAKVGARCTIYVNTNAVSLHPRAKQYLETLNFKTIAVSMDAVHPELHAEVRGGLRSDLFYDNVDYLLSLRDRRGLAVMLNVTEHRKNWFELPEVFRFAERKGVYLHINTCIHPHNVTLYTLPTAQCRYVLDYFERQRGALLDEYPRFSNLANFDFLISLVRAEIASRGPDWRPVMTNLNVATDGLLAAPRPGVRPFHTPDAVAGEVERIRRMLDPDTAARLLRDMLGRLRALAHVDEWRAVARTTERAIGARHQSASA from the coding sequence ATGAGCACCCTCATCAGACTCCGGTCCGGCGCCACGCTCGACCGCACGATCGACGATTACGATCGCAGCCGGCCGGCCATCCGGAGGCGGCGGCTGCGGTCGGTCTGCTACGCGCCCTTCCTCAGCATGGACTTCGACGCCACGGGCGCGATCCGGCTCTGCAACCACTCGCACTCGGAGGTGGCGCAGATGGGACCGGCCACCTCCGTCATCGACGTGTGGCGGGGCGCCGTCTACCAGCGGTACCGCGAGGAGATGCGCGCGTACGTGCTCGACGAACACAACTGCAAGCACTGCGTGCGGCAGTGCGCGGCCGGCCCGGGCTCGCACGTCTTCGCCACCGAGCAGTTCGACGGCAGCGCGAACGACGACCCCACGCCGGCGTACCCCAAACGCCTCATCTTCAGGCTGAACAGCACGTGCAACCTCGCGTGCGTGATGTGCGACGGCCTCACCTCGTCGCGGATCCGGCGCGAGCGGGATCGCCACCCGCTCATGCCGTCGGCATACGGGGAGCGGTTCTTCCAGGAGATGGAAGAGATCCTTCCCCACGTGGAGCACATCGAGTTCTACGGGGGCGAGCCGTTCCTGGTGAAGGAGCACGTCCGCATCTTCGAGATCCTCGCCAAGGTGGGCGCGCGCTGCACGATTTACGTCAACACCAACGCCGTCTCGCTCCATCCACGCGCCAAGCAGTACCTCGAGACGCTCAACTTCAAGACCATCGCGGTGTCGATGGATGCCGTGCACCCCGAGCTGCACGCCGAAGTCCGCGGGGGGCTGCGGAGCGACCTCTTCTACGACAACGTGGACTACCTGCTCTCGCTGCGCGACCGGCGAGGGCTCGCGGTGATGCTGAACGTCACCGAACACCGCAAGAACTGGTTCGAACTTCCCGAGGTGTTCCGCTTCGCCGAGCGCAAGGGCGTCTACCTGCACATCAACACCTGCATCCATCCGCACAACGTGACGCTCTACACGCTGCCCACCGCCCAGTGCCGCTACGTGCTCGACTATTTCGAGCGCCAGCGTGGCGCACTGCTGGACGAGTACCCCCGCTTCAGCAACCTGGCCAACTTCGACTTCCTGATCTCGCTGGTCCGCGCGGAGATCGCCTCGCGCGGGCCGGACTGGCGGCCGGTGATGACCAACCTGAACGTGGCGACCGACGGTCTCCTGGCGGCGCCCCGGCCGGGCGTCCGGCCCTTCCATACGCCGGACGCGGTGGCCGGCGAGGTCGAGCGGATCCGCCGGATGCTCGATCCTGACACGGCCGCGCGCCTGCTCCGCGATATGCTGGGCAGGCTGCGAGCACTGGCTCACGTCGATGAGTGGAGGGCGGTGGCTCGCACGACGGAGCGAGCCATTGGAGCCAGGCACCAGTCAGCGTCGGCCTGA